Part of the Nicotiana sylvestris chromosome 5, ASM39365v2, whole genome shotgun sequence genome is shown below.
CTACTCATTAAGAACATGaccgaagaactcaagaagctcaCAAGCCAAGtccagggtgttgaaggaggtaaAGGAATTGAAGGTCTGAAGTATGAGGATCTGTGCATTCAGCCAGACATGGAACTGTCGGAGAGTTACAatcctcctaagtttgaaatgtttgacagAACGGGTGATCCGAAggtacatttgagaacatactgtgataAGCTCATAGGAGTTGGGAAAGAtaaaaggattcgcatgaagttgttcatgagaaGTCTCACTGGAGATACCCTGTCTTGGTACATAAgtcagaatcccaagaaatgggtCAACTGGGTGAGCATGGCATCGGACTTCATCGATtgattcaggtttaacacagagaatgcactagATGTCTTCTACATatagaatctaaagaagaaaccaatggagactttccgcgagtatgctactcgatggaggttAGAAGCAGCAAACGTCAGGCCGACATTAGAGGAAGAGcagatgaacagattcttcgtcagggcccaggatccacaatactatgaaaggttaatggttatcaaaaatcacaaattctcaaATATCATCAAATTCggggaaaggattgaagaagggatCAAGAGTAGGATGATAACCAATTTTGAGGCATTGCAGGCTACAAACAAAGCGTTACAGCCAGAGGGTATAtcgaagaagaaagaagtaggggcagtgatggtggcccaaggcccaaaatctccactcacataccaaacacctccacctacataccaaccctcacctcccagatattctcaacctgCTACCGCCTATCACGcttataacacccagccagcCTATTACCATTCACCTCCAACCCGTCAAAACTAACAAAAACCTAGACCCAATTTTGATCGCAGGCCGCTCAGACAATACAcccctattgctgaacccattgaccagttataTGATAGACTGAAAGCTGCTAGATATGTCACCCCATTCCCGCTATCACCATGGAAAACTCCTCCTAGTGGGTCAACCTAATCGAAACATGTGCAtgccattccggcatgaaggggcacACTATTAATGAATGGTgcactctgaaagacaagattcaaACCCTAATTGATACCAAAGTCATACAAGCAAATGAAGTCGcgccaaatgtctgcaacaatcccctcccatATCATAGAGGGTGAAggagtaaatgtgatagaaactaatgaagaatgggatcctgaggggtcaattaGGCTTATTCGGGAAGGTTGATGACACTAAACCTGTAGTCATACTCGCTCCTATTATGGTACAGATACAGCCACCAGTCGAAGTTGAAGTGACCGCATCAGTCCTGTTTGAAATTGAAGTAATATCACTTGCGACTACACCAACTCCATTTGAAATAGAAGTATCCACACCCTTTACTGTGATGGTAGCACCTATACATCCTTTCAAGTCCAATGCcataccctaggattatgttgccaaagctaggagaaaaggaaaaacaaaaatggaagaATCTGGTGTCGCACAGAGGATAACCAGaactggaaggatctatacacccgaaAATTTGGGAGGAATAAGCAAGGAAGCTGCTACCAAACAACCCGTCATTGAAACTGGcccggatgatctttggaggaaagtaaaGGCAAGAGAATACTCTATCATTGATCATCTGAACAAGACTCCCACCCAGATATCCATCATGTcgttgctgcaaaattctgaggcgcattggaatgctttgatgaaggtgttgaatgaagcttatgtgcccaacaacatcatcagt
Proteins encoded:
- the LOC138869575 gene encoding uncharacterized protein; translated protein: MTEELKKLTSQVQGVEGGKGIEGLKYEDLCIQPDMELSESYNPPKFEMFDRTGDPKVHLRTYCDKLIGVGKDKRIRMKLFMRSLTGDTLSWYISQNPKKWVNWNLKKKPMETFREYATRWRLEAANVRPTLEEEQMNRFFVRAQDPQYYERLMVIKNHKFSNIIKFGERIEEGIKSRMITNFEALQATNKALQPEGISKKKEIQPPVEVEVTASVLFEIEVISLATTPTPFEIEVSTPFTVMVAPIHPFKSNAIP